A genomic region of Nitrosomonas ureae contains the following coding sequences:
- a CDS encoding DUF1799 domain-containing protein, producing MGTQWNISPAGHPLGINYGSLESTMKMSAVKKKKRASLFMDVRMMESAALDVFREKQ from the coding sequence ATGGGTACGCAGTGGAACATCAGCCCGGCCGGTCACCCTCTCGGTATCAATTATGGTTCGCTTGAATCCACTATGAAAATGTCAGCCGTTAAAAAGAAAAAACGCGCATCGCTATTTATGGATGTGCGCATGATGGAATCAGCGGCGCTGGATGTTTTCCGGGAGAAACAATAA
- a CDS encoding phage tail assembly chaperone: MAFKITKKPTFTAQVDVYTPNEKCGHDHSKFKAIFLRTDVGELDELRKLPQQDLMRKKLSGWEDFLADDNQPVEFNDDNLEALIRIPEALHGLSIAFWNSVVKAREKN; the protein is encoded by the coding sequence ATGGCATTCAAAATAACAAAGAAACCAACGTTCACCGCTCAAGTGGATGTGTACACCCCGAATGAAAAGTGCGGGCATGATCATTCAAAATTCAAAGCGATATTCCTGCGTACCGACGTTGGCGAACTGGATGAGCTGCGCAAATTGCCGCAGCAGGATTTAATGCGCAAGAAATTATCAGGATGGGAGGATTTCCTTGCTGATGATAATCAGCCGGTTGAATTTAATGATGACAACCTTGAGGCGCTGATTCGTATCCCGGAAGCCTTGCATGGTTTATCAATAGCATTTTGGAATTCAGTCGTTAAGGCGCGCGAAAAAAACTAG
- a CDS encoding phage tail tube protein, with amino-acid sequence MAKLMRNVVLAVKEETTNGVDIVPTSAANSILAKVSDVQPVVAEFAERDNVKPYLGSSGSVQVSAHSELTVEFELAGASAAGVVPGWAALLKACGFGETIVADTSVTYEPISTAFKSVSIYYFLDGLLHKMIGCMGTATFTLNSRGIPRVSVKLTGLYSNTTDTALPTDSDYSAFLAPQAVNKVNTTAFTLHGATNPFDQFSLDLGNTVVYRNMPTLEEVLITDRRVTGSISIPMTSVATKAWHNMVRDGTLAAISMTHGSGAGKTFTISAPKVQLTNPQYQDKDGVVMLGLALQLLPDTGNDELSIALT; translated from the coding sequence ATGGCAAAGCTAATGCGCAATGTGGTTTTAGCGGTGAAAGAAGAAACCACAAACGGCGTTGATATCGTACCAACATCAGCAGCTAATTCCATACTCGCCAAAGTATCTGACGTGCAGCCAGTGGTGGCAGAGTTTGCGGAGCGGGATAACGTAAAACCATACCTGGGCTCGTCAGGCAGCGTGCAGGTTTCTGCCCATTCCGAGCTGACTGTTGAATTTGAATTAGCCGGAGCATCAGCAGCAGGGGTCGTGCCAGGCTGGGCTGCGTTGCTGAAAGCCTGCGGGTTCGGTGAAACCATCGTGGCAGATACCAGCGTTACTTATGAGCCGATATCTACCGCTTTCAAGTCAGTATCCATTTATTACTTCCTGGATGGCCTGCTGCATAAAATGATTGGATGCATGGGGACGGCGACATTTACGCTTAACTCGCGCGGCATACCGAGGGTGAGTGTCAAGCTGACCGGCCTATATTCAAACACAACGGATACCGCGCTACCGACAGATTCCGATTACTCCGCATTCCTGGCTCCGCAAGCTGTGAATAAGGTAAACACTACCGCTTTCACTTTGCATGGAGCCACTAACCCATTCGATCAATTCTCTTTGGATTTAGGCAATACAGTTGTGTATCGCAACATGCCAACCCTGGAAGAAGTTCTGATCACCGATCGGCGTGTTACCGGAAGCATATCAATACCTATGACATCCGTAGCAACTAAGGCATGGCATAACATGGTTCGAGACGGAACCCTTGCGGCCATATCAATGACGCATGGCAGTGGTGCTGGCAAAACCTTCACAATCTCAGCGCCAAAAGTGCAGCTGACGAATCCGCAATACCAGGATAAAGATGGTGTGGTAATGCTGGGGCTTGCTCTGCAATTGCTCCCGGATACCGGCAATGACGAATTGTCGATCGCATTGACATAA
- a CDS encoding HK97-gp10 family putative phage morphogenesis protein, whose amino-acid sequence MAGKTIITGGDKLLGKFLELRQEMVHKTSRRMAATGGGVLRKEAKAIAQSHGFNKSGALIRNIAIKRESRVPQGVEQYHLGVRHGKDLTKSAMKKSKLVLRKGSIRYVDDPYYWSFLEFGWIPRGPGEALRGGTGKKQAIRNAQSARRIPGRSFIGQALVNKKQEAIAAMEDRLVKDLAKYNNP is encoded by the coding sequence ATGGCAGGTAAGACTATTATCACTGGCGGGGATAAGTTGCTGGGAAAATTCCTGGAGTTGCGCCAAGAAATGGTGCATAAAACTTCGCGCAGAATGGCGGCCACGGGTGGTGGGGTATTACGCAAAGAAGCAAAGGCAATTGCTCAATCCCATGGATTCAATAAAAGTGGGGCGTTGATTAGAAACATTGCAATTAAACGTGAAAGCAGGGTTCCCCAGGGCGTTGAGCAATATCACCTTGGTGTCAGACACGGCAAGGATCTGACCAAAAGTGCGATGAAGAAGAGCAAGCTTGTGCTGCGTAAGGGCAGTATTCGATATGTCGATGATCCTTATTATTGGAGTTTTCTTGAATTTGGGTGGATTCCACGTGGCCCAGGGGAAGCATTAAGAGGTGGCACTGGAAAGAAGCAAGCAATAAGGAACGCTCAAAGTGCAAGAAGAATTCCCGGAAGATCATTTATTGGACAAGCATTGGTTAACAAAAAACAAGAAGCCATCGCCGCAATGGAAGATCGTCTAGTCAAAGACCTGGCTAAATACAACAACCCATGA
- a CDS encoding phage head closure protein, with amino-acid sequence MPVPGAGQLNKQITIQQLSQTKDDEGGMIDTWTDFAANIWAKVNNLSGNERSITQQGGRTLESRTEFTLYFLEGVTNQMRIMFNGKYFNVRHVNNFMEANEYLIITCDTGGNHGR; translated from the coding sequence ATGCCGGTACCGGGCGCAGGCCAACTGAATAAACAAATAACCATTCAGCAGCTTAGTCAGACTAAGGATGACGAGGGTGGGATGATAGATACATGGACTGATTTTGCGGCGAATATCTGGGCGAAGGTCAACAACCTATCCGGCAATGAGCGTTCGATTACTCAACAAGGTGGCCGAACATTGGAATCTCGCACTGAATTTACTCTGTACTTTCTGGAAGGCGTGACTAATCAAATGAGGATCATGTTTAACGGCAAGTATTTCAATGTTCGGCATGTGAATAATTTTATGGAAGCCAATGAGTATTTGATTATTACCTGTGATACCGGGGGGAATCATGGCAGGTAA
- a CDS encoding head-tail connector protein, which yields MPEKLITAPATEPLTLAQAKAHLRWTSSAEDELIQSLIKAARNLCEEETGRALLPQTWELSLDCFMSEMRLHRVPVASITSVKFTDWEGAEQTLASTEYVLDNASNSIARVVIAPNKSWPQLYNGINNVRVRYVAGYANADAVPEALKQWMKLQISHWFRNRESVNVGNIVSKMDFVDNLLNAYRIYNL from the coding sequence ATGCCTGAAAAATTAATCACAGCTCCTGCCACTGAGCCTTTGACTCTCGCGCAGGCAAAGGCCCATTTGCGTTGGACTAGCAGTGCTGAGGATGAGCTTATTCAATCTTTAATTAAAGCGGCGCGGAATCTATGTGAAGAGGAAACAGGGCGGGCGCTGTTGCCGCAGACCTGGGAATTATCCTTGGATTGTTTTATGAGTGAAATGCGCCTGCATCGGGTTCCGGTCGCAAGTATCACCAGTGTTAAATTTACTGATTGGGAAGGGGCTGAGCAAACGTTGGCCAGCACAGAGTATGTCTTGGATAACGCCAGCAATTCAATCGCACGTGTAGTAATCGCGCCAAATAAATCCTGGCCGCAATTATACAACGGGATCAACAATGTTCGTGTCCGCTATGTAGCCGGATATGCCAATGCAGATGCCGTACCCGAGGCACTTAAGCAATGGATGAAATTGCAAATCAGCCACTGGTTCCGGAATCGTGAATCTGTGAATGTCGGAAACATCGTAAGCAAAATGGATTTTGTTGACAACCTGCTGAATGCTTACCGAATTTATAACTTATAA
- a CDS encoding phage major capsid protein, producing MNSIIKSRLATIVFVVSVMFILTACDIVTTADLISPEALGAAALLPFLMGDTVNMGEITDLLKKQGDAWEQYKAANDSRLKAIEEKGYAPADTVEKVAKIDSDLTQLSRDIQEVAKKSNRPQAIDTKGLTPEQLEYKVALQKFLRKGGDASQLSKLEKKAFQRGSDVDGGLLIHSEMEASIDRVAGTVAALRNIADVRTIGAMGLKSRVKTSGTSARWVGEGEAGGETTNAKYAAIEILAEEMEIEPWAYNESLEDADFDIESDIVEEAGIGFGEAEADAFINGTGVKKPRGILKYPMVANASYAWGKVGYVPSGGAGVFAASNPGDKIIDFLHSLKSIYRTDAQLLMADTSLAKVRQIKDGTGHFYLFQLDPTGQFSGLVLGAPVVIDDNMPVIEANSYSIAYANFKRAYRIVDRKGITLIRDNLTTKGTTKFNFRKRVGGGIKNFEAIKLMKFAES from the coding sequence ATGAATTCCATAATCAAATCAAGATTAGCGACAATTGTTTTTGTCGTGAGTGTTATGTTCATCCTGACAGCCTGCGATATCGTTACAACTGCAGATCTCATTTCTCCGGAAGCGCTAGGGGCGGCAGCATTACTTCCATTCCTGATGGGTGATACAGTCAATATGGGAGAGATCACAGATTTGCTTAAGAAACAAGGCGATGCGTGGGAACAGTACAAGGCGGCTAATGATTCAAGGCTGAAGGCCATTGAAGAAAAAGGATATGCGCCTGCGGACACTGTAGAAAAGGTTGCGAAGATTGATTCCGACTTAACGCAACTCAGCAGAGATATTCAGGAAGTCGCCAAAAAATCCAATCGTCCGCAGGCAATTGATACCAAAGGTTTAACTCCGGAGCAACTGGAATATAAAGTGGCGCTGCAAAAGTTCTTGCGCAAGGGTGGGGATGCGAGCCAATTATCCAAATTGGAGAAGAAGGCATTCCAGCGTGGATCCGATGTGGATGGCGGATTATTGATTCACTCTGAAATGGAAGCAAGTATTGATCGGGTTGCGGGCACTGTTGCTGCATTAAGAAATATTGCCGATGTGCGCACCATTGGCGCCATGGGATTGAAGTCTCGTGTCAAAACCAGCGGAACATCAGCACGCTGGGTTGGAGAAGGTGAGGCGGGTGGAGAAACAACCAATGCGAAATATGCAGCGATAGAAATCCTTGCTGAAGAAATGGAAATAGAACCCTGGGCCTATAATGAGTCCCTGGAAGATGCCGACTTTGATATTGAGTCTGATATTGTTGAAGAAGCTGGAATAGGTTTTGGTGAAGCAGAAGCCGATGCATTCATCAATGGCACTGGGGTAAAAAAACCGCGCGGTATTCTAAAATACCCAATGGTTGCAAATGCATCCTACGCCTGGGGTAAAGTTGGCTATGTTCCGTCTGGTGGAGCTGGCGTATTTGCAGCATCCAATCCCGGCGATAAGATAATTGATTTTCTTCATTCGTTGAAATCGATCTATCGGACAGACGCGCAATTACTGATGGCTGATACCAGTCTGGCAAAAGTGCGTCAGATCAAAGATGGAACTGGACATTTTTATCTGTTTCAGCTTGATCCTACAGGACAATTCTCCGGACTAGTATTAGGTGCGCCTGTGGTGATCGATGACAACATGCCAGTGATTGAAGCTAATTCCTACTCTATTGCATACGCAAACTTCAAACGCGCTTACCGTATAGTGGATCGTAAAGGTATTACATTGATTCGTGACAACCTTACCACTAAGGGAACCACGAAATTCAATTTCCGAAAGCGTGTCGGTGGCGGCATCAAAAACTTTGAAGCTATCAAATTAATGAAATTCGCCGAAAGCTAA
- a CDS encoding HK97 family phage prohead protease, protein MAIQHLNCSLMELKFSDGTGEDQVDSKEMKFSGYGAVFGNVDSYGDAIQKGAFRETLKEIKKTGIWPSLLLQHGGWSGTAEDMTPIGIISDMGEDDTGLKMDAILADIERGRDAYTLMKMSPRPAINGLSIGYIPVEWKRNDNPGPDEAYRTLTKIKLMEVSLVTFPANTEARVLSVKSGLNIKIAERALRDAGFSRSESKAILAHGFKSLDQCDAEVMDELAAHLKRNISIFSNQ, encoded by the coding sequence ATGGCGATACAGCATCTTAACTGCAGCTTGATGGAGTTGAAATTCTCAGATGGCACCGGAGAGGATCAGGTCGATAGCAAAGAGATGAAGTTTTCCGGATACGGCGCTGTGTTCGGCAATGTGGATAGTTATGGCGATGCAATACAAAAAGGCGCATTTCGGGAAACGTTAAAAGAAATTAAGAAAACAGGCATATGGCCATCATTGTTGCTACAGCATGGCGGCTGGTCAGGAACGGCCGAAGACATGACGCCGATCGGAATCATCAGCGACATGGGTGAGGATGACACCGGCCTGAAGATGGATGCGATACTGGCAGATATCGAACGCGGTCGTGATGCCTACACGTTGATGAAGATGTCACCCCGACCCGCAATCAACGGATTATCCATTGGTTATATTCCTGTTGAATGGAAGCGCAATGACAATCCTGGGCCTGATGAAGCTTACCGAACATTAACAAAAATCAAATTGATGGAAGTGTCTTTGGTGACATTTCCAGCAAACACGGAAGCTCGCGTGTTATCGGTTAAAAGCGGGCTCAATATCAAAATAGCCGAGCGTGCCCTGCGTGATGCCGGGTTCTCTCGCAGTGAGTCAAAAGCAATTCTGGCTCACGGATTCAAATCCTTAGATCAGTGCGACGCTGAGGTAATGGATGAGCTGGCGGCACATTTAAAAAGAAACATCTCAATTTTTTCCAATCAATAA